In Plasmodium gaboni strain SY75 chromosome 14, whole genome shotgun sequence, one genomic interval encodes:
- a CDS encoding putative small subunit rRNA processing factor gives MKHKSHLKQKNKQFKKIKNQKKKKKSIKNIQKKKNKNDINEKYSNILQRKIQSYYSKSDQLKNEREEKAKHIPFYNCLNICLLAFHEDVDILSFKKEFIEYLCEQNEEHIDIDNIKLYDIYTVHSNDKKKKKRKSFVIYDIPRDIYGIIDGTKCADVILCLFKDGNIENSCFDELGYELLSVLKIQGVPSIIGIGYNTNMSNKSSHKFVMRYFNSEFTMDDKIFFISENKNSDFQKLYNEITNMKIKNVSYREGRGYMMADSCSYNPENDCIYIKGFIKGVGFNYHNPIHITHVGDYYIDNIYLIDILTEKRFFGETNLRYSFLLNPNNQQTSQSEFLFNFLSNNNKILNSHTKYNYYDMKHKPIKCIFNEEEDMTCIRPYVVEDNNNNNIFMNSLMTLKNKDIPEFTASNFFSYDNYNISGNNNSITNTFNDSSTTTNIYNNNDDNINDTYTVYKYNMNNNMENYTNNTQCNNQQNNVEKANSSNNNTNNMWTYISNEKHEANDDFICSYDKYGMMNHNNNNNDNNNNNNIINNFNIINETQNKQFSMNHPEDGNNDLFQKYDEDDENNDDISDDITDNITENETDNNSDDHNDDSCIEKDSNNSDNVYICKNISARERFKKYRSLQSFRTSYVDVYEDLPLEYSRIYDYESSENLIKYSRKKFIQNCKIVNGEFTLTDTYCIFVIKNDGKLLNNLNNKRNDIPLIVSSLLPFERKVTVLNMEVNRTTFYSDKVESKDIFEIICGFRHFIGCPVFSEQIIKGPQSKGKYEKHLKHGKKYVASIFGFTTVTAAPVFFIKKKLYQQIEQLQNYTISNNNNNNNNNNSNSYNNNSNNYYNNSYNSLDFQQTLGYSLDTSNDINNSLTSGKTEYTYDYITNEQNNVSNIQANNASVIVAHGKVVSCDCKRIIMKRISLCGKIFKIHKKKAVIRNMFYNPKDINYFKPVELHTKHGLTGKIVESLGTHGKMKCIFSNVLKQHDKVFIFLYKRIYPIWFPLSWGGEQHLGPDNEPLQIKEKKKRHALML, from the coding sequence atgaaacATAAATCACatttaaaacaaaaaaataaacaatttaaaaagataaaaaatcagaagaagaagaagaagagtataaaaaatatccaaaagaaaaaaaataaaaatgatattaatgaaaaatatagtaatatattacaaagGAAGATTCAATCATATTATAGCAAAAGTGatcaattaaaaaatgagaGAGAAGAAAAAGCTAAACATATACCTTTTTATAATTGCTTgaatatatgtttattagCTTTCCATGAAGATGTGGATATACTTTCTTTTAAGAAAGAATTTATAGAATATTTATGTGAACAAAATGAAGAACATATTgatatagataatataaaattatatgatatatatactGTACATTCAAAtgataaaaagaaaaagaaaagaaaatcaTTTGTTATTTATGATATACCAAGAGATATATATGGTATTATTGATGGAACAAAATGTGCTGatgttatattatgtttatttaaaGATGGAAATATTGAAAATTCTTGTTTTGATGAATTAGGTtatgaattattatctgtattaaaaatacaaGGAGTTCCATCTATTATTGGTATAGGTTACAATACAAATATGTCCAATAAGAGTTCTCACAAATTTGTTATGAGATATTTTAATTCTGAATTTACAATGGACgataaaatattctttattagtgaaaataaaaattcagattttcaaaaattatataatgaaataacaaatatgaaaattaaaaatgtttCTTATAGAGAAGGTAGAGGTTATATGATGGCAGATTCTTGTTCATATAATCCTGAAAATgattgtatatatataaaaggTTTTATAAAAGGAGTAGGGTTCAATTATCATAATCCTATACATATAACTCATGTAGGAGATTATTATATCgataatatttatttaatagATATCCTAACAGAAAAAAGATTTTTTGGTGAAACAAATTTAAGatattcctttttattaaatcCAAATAATCAACAAACAAGTCAAAGtgaatttttatttaattttttatctaacaataataaaatacTTAATAGTcatacaaaatataattattatgatatgAAGCATAAGCCaattaaatgtatatttaatgaGGAAGAAGATATGACATGTATACGACCATATGTTGtagaagataataataataataatatatttatgaataGTTTAATGACCCTTAAAAATAAGGATATACCTGAATTTACTGcttcaaattttttttcttatgATAACTACAACATAAGtggaaataataatagtattACTAATACATTCAATGATAGTAGTACTACaactaatatatataataataatgatgataatataaatgacACTTACACTgtttataaatacaatatgaataataatatggaaaaCTATACAAATAATACTCAATGTAATAATCAACAAAATAATGTGGAAAAAGCTAACTCAAGCAATAATAATACCAATAATATGTGGACTTATATATCTAACGAAAAACATGAAGCAAACGATGATTTTATTTGCTCATATGACAAATACGGAATGATGAACcacaacaacaacaacaacgacaataataataataataatattattaataattttaatataatcaATGAAACACAAAATAAACAATTTTCAATGAACCATCCTGAGGATGGAAATAATGATTTATTCCAAAAATATGATGAggatgatgaaaataatgatgatatatcTGATGATATAACTGATAATATAACTGAAAATGAAACAGATAATAATAGCGATGATCATAATGATGATAGCTGTATTGAAAAAGATTCAAATAATTCCgataatgtatatatatgtaaaaatattagtGCAAGAGAAcgttttaaaaaatatcgAAGTTTACAAAGTTTTAGAACTTCATATGTAGATGTATATGAAGATTTGCCATTAGAATATTCACGTATATATGATTATGAAAGTTCTGAAAActtaataaaatattcgagaaaaaaatttatacaAAATTGTAAAATAGTAAATGGAGAATTTACATTAACAGATACCTATTGtatatttgttattaaaaatgatggAAAACTATTAAATAATCTTAACAACAAAAGAAATGATATACCACTTATTGTATCAAGTTTATTACCTTTTGAAAGAAAAGTTACAGTTTTAAATATGGAAGTAAATAGAACTACATTTTATTCTGACAAAGTTGAATCAAAGGATATTTTTGAAATTATTTGTGGTTTCAGACATTTTATAGGATGTCCTGTATTTAGTGAACAAATAATTAAAGGACCACAATCGAAAggaaaatatgaaaaacACTTAAAACatggaaaaaaatatgttgCCTCTATATTTGGTTTTACCACTGTAACAGCAGCACCcgtattttttattaaaaagaaattgTACCAACAAATAGAACAATTACAAAACTATACTAttagtaataataataataataataataataataatagtaatagttataataataatagtaataattattataataattcatataatagTTTAGATTTTCAACAAACCTTAGGATATTCTTTAGATACTTctaatgatataaataattcaCTTACGAGTGGTAAAACTGAATATAcatatgattatataacaaatgaacaaaataatgTTTCTAATATCCAAGCTAATAATGCTTCTGTAATAGTTGCTCATGGTAAAGTTGTAAGCTGTGATTgtaaaagaattataatGAAGAGAATATCTCTTTGtggaaaaatatttaaaattcataaaaaaaaagctGTCATTAgaaatatgttttataatCCTAAAGATATCAATTATTTTAAACCTGTAGAATTGCATACAAAACATGGATTAACTGGAAAAATAGTTGAATCATTAGGAACTCATGGAAAAATGAAATGTATATTTAGTAATGTTCTTAAACAACATGATAaagtttttatattcttatataagAGAATATATCCTATATGGTTCCCTTTATCATGGGGTGGAGAACAACATCTTGGACCAGATAATGAACCATTACAAataaaagagaaaaaaaaacgaCATGCCCTCATGTTATAA